A segment of the Candidatus Nitrososphaera gargensis Ga9.2 genome:
AGACTAATCCCCAGCAAGATCTGCCATAAAGGCCGTATTGAGATTATATGCTGCTACGATTCAAGATCGTTTGAAAGCCTATCGCTTGGCAAGACAATTTCTGTTCTAGGACTCTATAGCTATACGATTCACAGCAACTGGCATTACTGTGAATGGCATCCTGAAATAATTATTGAATTGATAGCCGAAGGATTGAATAGAGCACTTGGGCAAGGTGCGGCCCAGCTGATATTCACAAGTCTAAAATGGATCTACAGGATTGACGAGGATTCCATAATATCGCAGCCAGAGGTGTTTGAAGAGAAGTTAAGAAGAGTTCTAGGAGGCAAAGCCGATATAGCCATAAGAGTAATTCTTGACGAGATCAGGAGCAGAGTTGCTTTTTCCGCCGGTTAACAGAAATTAGAATAGTAACAATTTGTTCAGGGTGATCTGGGAAACTAGCGGGTGACGCGAGAGTCTCTCTTTTCCATAAAACTCTGCAATGTCTCCTCTTTGCCCAGCTTCTTTTTCAGTGTGTCGTGTATGTCCCTGACGACGCCAAAGCCGTAGAAGGTCAGGACGGTATAGAGCGAGACCAGCGTCGCCCCGCTTTCGTACGCCTTCCAGGCATCTTCGCCGGAGAAGATGCCACCACATGCAATGATTGCAAGATCCGGGAATGCCCTGTGTACATCCTGTACCAGCTTGAGCATATACGGCAATAGCGGCCTGCCGCTTTCGCCGGCGACTCCCCTTGCAAAATTCTTGGTGATCTTGGCAGTCTTTGTATCGACCGGCCTTGTGTTGCCTAGCGTGACGACCTGCCCGCCGTTTTCGTAAAATACCTTGATCGACTTGAGCTTGGCTTGTGTTTCTTCGTCTGATGGCGGCAGCCTGGTGTATGGCGATATCTTGGACGCCTTTACCTTGCCCGGCATATGCGCGTTCATCAGATCGATCATCTTTTTCGTGAATTCGGGCGTCTGCAGCACTTTGTTAAAATCCGTGTTTGGAGACGTCCTGTTTTCTTCAAAGCCAAAATCAACATAAGGCGCAGTCCTTGTCAGGATTTCCTTGCACGAATCGAGCACCGCGTCTTCGGTATAGGTGTCGGTTATGCCGGAAAAATTGAGCAGGATCTTGGCGTTGCCCCTCCGACCCTCGCTGAACTTTTTCAGGTTTCTGAGGGTGTAGTCGAGCCCCTTGTGCGGATATCCTTGCGCGTTTATTATCGCCTCTCTTTCATCGTCTACAGCAATCCTGATGGTGCCCTCGCTCTTTGGCCGCTGCGGGTTGCCCGCGCGTGGGTTTTTCAGCACGCTGCCGGGGTTGAGAAAGCCAAAGACGTACGATGTTGGCTCTAACACGTCGCAGTTCTTGTCAAAGCCGGCCGCAAGGCCAACGGGGCCTTTCAGTTTGTAATTGCCAATTTCAACTGCCAGTTGGTCGCCGGGATCAAAATAGGACGCGTTCTGCCGGAACTTGTCCGTCATCTTGAGCAGGCGCTCCTTTGCCTTTTCGTGCACCACTTCTGCCTGCGCAAGCTCGTCTGTTGCCTTGTATCGCGAGTAAAGGTACCTGCGATAAAGCCTAAAGATAGAGGGGTCCAAACTTGCCTTGAAGGTATCTACAAGTTGCACTGTTGTCTACTGCCGCTATTCCACTTTCCTATATAGGCTTAATGCTGGCTGTCCTTGATGAACTGCCAGAGGTTTGCATGTAGGTTATCAAAGCGGTAGCTGTCTGAAATCTCGTACCTGACCGAGTTGCCGTACTCGTTGGTGACTTCAAGCACCGGCACGTCGCCTTCCGAGTTTATCGTAATGCTCTTTTTCGCCAGATAAACGGACAGGCCCTCGTTCTTTTTGCCCTTTAGTATTTTCAGCTCTACCAAGGTAGATTATGTGCCATCATAGAGATATATCAACTCTAGGCAGTCGCTACCCGCGTCTTGGCTGGCATCGCTGCCCTGTTGTAGTCATCTTCGATGCGTACAATGTCGTTTTCATCGAACTTGCCGTATGCGATTTCAAGTATCACGCATTCGCTGTCAAGCGCGCTAACGCGGTGTCTTGCTTGCTTTGGAATAGAAATGGTCTCGCCTTCTTTGAGAACTGTGTTCCTGTCGTTCAGCTCGACCATTGCGGTGCCCTTGATCACCTTCCAGAACTCGGATCGCTTGTTGTGGTACTGAAGGCTGAGCCGGGAATTTGCATTGACATAGATCAGCTTGACTGTGCAGGGCTTGTTTTCATGAAACTTTTCAAACCTGCCCCACGGCCTGCTTTCAGAATAAATGTTCATGAAAAGAAATAGCCAAGAAACAATTTAACGTTTTCCATTCAATATAAATACAGTTCATGCAAAAATTATTCGTGTCCAAGTCGAACAATTGCATCAACAACGAGCACGGATCGTGCAAGGGCATCATCAAGGAGGCGGACTTGACCAAGATATGTGTGTGCCCCTGCCATGACAGCATGTACCAGCTTGTCAGAAACACGATCGCAGTTGTGAACCAGAACCAGAGAAACAACCCCTACCAGTTCACGCACGATAGCTACATCTAGGCCACTTTGGCAGGCTTGGCCTTGTAGACAACCTTCATGTAAAGCAGAATTATGTTAAACGCTGTGGCGGTGGCGTTTGCCCCGATTATTACAAGATCCTCCTTGAATATGCCATAGACCATCCAGAGCACAGTGCCTGTCGCAAACATGCTCATGAGGTACCGCGAGACATCCCCCATGCTCTTGGTCCTGTACGCCCGGACTATTTGGGGCAAAAAGCTGGATGTTGTAAGTGCTGCTGCCGCCACGCCTATCATGGATATCATCAAGTCTATAGTCACCTGTCCAAGCAGGGGAAAAACCATTACTATTCTGGCTTTTCTGGGATTGGTATTAAAACTCTGCTATAGTTATTATAATCACGCCAGCATAGCATCTGCCATGACCCAG
Coding sequences within it:
- a CDS encoding dihydroorotate dehydrogenase, which gives rise to MQLVDTFKASLDPSIFRLYRRYLYSRYKATDELAQAEVVHEKAKERLLKMTDKFRQNASYFDPGDQLAVEIGNYKLKGPVGLAAGFDKNCDVLEPTSYVFGFLNPGSVLKNPRAGNPQRPKSEGTIRIAVDDEREAIINAQGYPHKGLDYTLRNLKKFSEGRRGNAKILLNFSGITDTYTEDAVLDSCKEILTRTAPYVDFGFEENRTSPNTDFNKVLQTPEFTKKMIDLMNAHMPGKVKASKISPYTRLPPSDEETQAKLKSIKVFYENGGQVVTLGNTRPVDTKTAKITKNFARGVAGESGRPLLPYMLKLVQDVHRAFPDLAIIACGGIFSGEDAWKAYESGATLVSLYTVLTFYGFGVVRDIHDTLKKKLGKEETLQSFMEKRDSRVTR
- a CDS encoding phosphomannose isomerase type II C-terminal cupin domain, giving the protein MNIYSESRPWGRFEKFHENKPCTVKLIYVNANSRLSLQYHNKRSEFWKVIKGTAMVELNDRNTVLKEGETISIPKQARHRVSALDSECVILEIAYGKFDENDIVRIEDDYNRAAMPAKTRVATA
- a CDS encoding SemiSWEET family sugar transporter, which produces MVFPLLGQVTIDLMISMIGVAAAALTTSSFLPQIVRAYRTKSMGDVSRYLMSMFATGTVLWMVYGIFKEDLVIIGANATATAFNIILLYMKVVYKAKPAKVA